A stretch of Thermoanaerobacterium sp. PSU-2 DNA encodes these proteins:
- the thiE gene encoding thiamine phosphate synthase has translation MKDFDVSLYLVTDRNLLKAGRDFYDAVEESLQNGVTMLQLREKDISSREFYEIAKRLKDIAAKYRIPFIINDRIDIALSIDADGVHLGQEDLPCSIARKIMGDNKIIGISAGCVDEAVEAERDGADYIGAGAVFYTGTKKDIGEAIGLLNLKEIKDAVKIPVVAIGGIKYSNAPDVMRTGVDGISVVSEIMASDDIGFATRRLRDAISK, from the coding sequence ATGAAAGATTTTGATGTATCTCTTTATTTGGTCACTGACAGAAATCTTTTGAAGGCTGGTAGAGATTTTTACGATGCTGTAGAAGAATCATTGCAAAACGGCGTTACTATGCTACAGCTTAGGGAAAAGGATATTTCATCAAGAGAGTTTTATGAGATTGCTAAGAGATTGAAAGATATTGCGGCGAAATACCGCATTCCATTTATAATAAATGACAGAATCGATATAGCACTGTCCATTGATGCAGATGGAGTTCACCTAGGTCAAGAAGATCTGCCATGCAGCATTGCGAGAAAGATCATGGGCGATAATAAGATAATCGGCATATCTGCTGGATGCGTAGATGAAGCCGTAGAGGCAGAAAGAGATGGTGCTGACTACATAGGAGCAGGAGCAGTATTCTATACAGGCACAAAGAAAGACATCGGTGAAGCAATAGGGCTTTTGAATTTAAAAGAAATAAAAGATGCAGTAAAGATTCCTGTTGTGGCAATTGGGGGCATAAAATACAGCAATGCACCAGATGTAATGAGGACAGGTGTTGATGGTATTTCTGTTGTATCAGAGATCATGGCATCAGATGATATAGGTTTTGCCACAAGGCGCTTAAGAGATGCTATATCAAAGTAG
- a CDS encoding P-II family nitrogen regulator encodes MKKVECIIRPDVLEDVKSELNKLKIHGMTVSQVFGCGHQKGKKEIYRGAEIEISLLPKVKVEIVTDDGSVESIVDAVTKVARTGNVGDGKIFIYDIQDAIRIRTGERGEKAI; translated from the coding sequence ATGAAGAAAGTTGAATGCATAATAAGACCGGATGTTTTGGAAGATGTAAAATCAGAGCTTAATAAGCTGAAAATACACGGGATGACGGTGTCACAGGTTTTTGGATGTGGACATCAGAAAGGTAAAAAAGAGATTTACAGAGGAGCGGAAATTGAGATAAGCCTCCTTCCTAAAGTTAAGGTAGAAATAGTGACAGATGATGGAAGCGTTGAAAGCATCGTAGATGCTGTTACGAAAGTAGCAAGAACAGGCAATGTAGGCGATGGAAAGATATTCATATACGACATACAAGACGCCATAAGGATAAGAACCGGTGAGCGCGGAGAAAAAGCAATATAA
- the thiM gene encoding hydroxyethylthiazole kinase yields the protein MVEEAIKVLERLKEEVPLVHAITNYVVINDNANALLSIGASPAMVMSPDEAYDFTAISNALYVNIGTINNETKETIINSVVSAKDHKKPVVLDPVGCAAIKSRVDFVNMLLKIGDISIIKGNGGEINALSGESANVKGVDSLDDSGNVDSCVKLAKLTNTVVVSTGKEDYISDGKRVVKVKNGTHLFTKITGAGCTLGAIMAATSACSHDKVVSSLAALLIMNIAGELAEKECNLPGTFRTKFIDYLYLIDSDMIRKYADIEVLEA from the coding sequence ATAAACGATAATGCCAATGCACTACTAAGTATAGGGGCATCTCCTGCGATGGTAATGTCACCGGACGAAGCGTACGACTTTACAGCAATTTCAAATGCTTTATACGTAAATATAGGTACTATCAATAATGAAACTAAAGAGACAATAATCAATTCTGTAGTGTCGGCGAAAGACCACAAAAAACCAGTCGTTTTAGACCCTGTAGGATGCGCTGCCATAAAAAGCAGGGTTGACTTTGTAAACATGCTTTTAAAGATAGGTGATATAAGCATTATCAAGGGAAACGGCGGTGAGATAAATGCTTTATCAGGTGAAAGTGCAAATGTGAAAGGTGTAGATTCTTTAGATGACAGTGGAAATGTTGATTCTTGTGTAAAACTTGCAAAGTTAACAAATACGGTTGTCGTGTCGACAGGAAAAGAAGACTATATAAGCGATGGGAAAAGAGTAGTAAAAGTTAAAAATGGTACACATTTATTTACAAAGATAACAGGTGCAGGATGTACTTTAGGCGCAATAATGGCGGCTACGTCTGCATGCAGCCATGACAAAGTGGTATCGTCATTGGCTGCCCTTCTTATCATGAATATAGCAGGGGAATTGGCGGAAAAAGAGTGCAATTTGCCTGGGACATTTAGGACAAAATTCATAGATTATCTGTATCTTATAGATTCTGACATGATAAGGAAATACGCTGATATTGAAGTATTGGAGGCGTAA
- a CDS encoding ammonium transporter, which yields MKKKIFITLMFLLAVLIPNMAFASTGKIDTGDTAFILFSSALVMIMTPGLAFFYGGMVNGKNVISIMMQSFTIIALISVQWVLFGFSLSFSGDTYHLIGNLHWAGLSNIGLGPDGTYSSTIPLLAFMVYQLMFAIITPALITGAFAERMRFSAFIVFTLIWTTLVYDPLAHWVWGNGGWLKNLGALDFAGGTVVHISSGVSGLVAALILGKRKNTKMVPHHMPMVLMGAAFLWFGWFGFNAGSALSVNGLAVNAFVVTNTAAAAASMGWVLTEWKVSGKPTLLGAVSGAVAGLVAITPAAGYVTAVSAIAIGVISGIICFISVNYIKHKFGYDDSLDAFGIHGVGGTWGALATGLFATKAINPAGANGLFYGNPNQLLIQLTGVVTTYIFAGLMSFIILKFISLFMELRVTKEEEELGLDIVEHGEEAYNIGFKAFDFNQ from the coding sequence GTGAAGAAAAAGATATTCATTACATTGATGTTCTTATTGGCAGTTTTAATACCAAATATGGCTTTTGCATCGACAGGCAAGATAGACACAGGTGATACAGCATTTATACTATTTTCATCGGCATTAGTCATGATCATGACGCCGGGATTGGCATTTTTCTACGGCGGTATGGTTAATGGGAAAAATGTCATAAGCATAATGATGCAAAGTTTCACTATTATTGCACTTATTTCTGTACAATGGGTATTATTTGGATTTTCATTATCCTTCAGTGGTGATACATACCACTTGATAGGAAATCTACATTGGGCTGGTCTTAGCAATATTGGTCTTGGACCTGATGGTACTTATTCATCGACGATACCCCTTTTGGCGTTTATGGTATATCAATTGATGTTTGCCATAATAACACCTGCTTTAATAACGGGTGCATTTGCGGAAAGAATGAGATTTTCAGCATTCATCGTATTTACGCTTATTTGGACTACATTAGTATATGATCCACTTGCACATTGGGTATGGGGAAATGGTGGATGGCTTAAAAACTTAGGCGCATTGGACTTTGCAGGTGGTACAGTCGTTCACATAAGCTCTGGAGTTTCAGGACTTGTAGCAGCTTTAATACTGGGCAAGAGAAAAAATACAAAGATGGTACCACATCACATGCCTATGGTTTTGATGGGAGCAGCATTCTTATGGTTTGGCTGGTTTGGATTTAATGCAGGAAGTGCTTTATCCGTAAATGGTCTGGCGGTTAATGCATTTGTCGTGACAAATACTGCTGCCGCTGCCGCCTCCATGGGTTGGGTGTTAACAGAATGGAAAGTAAGCGGTAAGCCTACATTACTTGGTGCTGTAAGTGGCGCTGTAGCAGGGCTTGTAGCTATTACACCAGCAGCAGGATATGTGACAGCAGTTTCTGCGATTGCAATAGGAGTCATATCAGGTATAATATGTTTCATATCTGTCAATTACATCAAGCATAAATTTGGATATGACGATTCACTTGATGCGTTTGGTATACACGGTGTTGGCGGTACATGGGGTGCACTGGCTACAGGACTTTTTGCAACAAAAGCTATAAATCCTGCAGGTGCTAATGGTTTATTTTACGGCAATCCGAATCAATTGCTTATTCAGCTTACGGGTGTTGTTACAACTTACATCTTTGCAGGGCTTATGTCATTTATAATATTGAAATTTATAAGCTTATTTATGGAGCTTAGAGTTACTAAAGAAGAAGAGGAATTAGGACTTGATATAGTTGAACATGGTGAAGAAGCGTACAACATTGGCTTTAAAGCTTTTGACTTTAATCAATAA
- the splB gene encoding spore photoproduct lyase, producing MFIPRRIIFEKNSIDYEIGYNIYNFFKGKKEVEIIEMKGNRIKEHIPGDNLRDYYKEGKNTLVVGIKKKLDFQSCKPSANYQLPLLSGCAGQCQYCYLNTNLSERPYIKVNVNIDDIFMWANDYIEERKPEKTIFEGSATSDPVPVEPYTNILKSAIEFFSKSESGRFRFVTKFTDIDTLLDIEHNGHTEVRFSLNTEKVINEYEKRTPSLDKRLEASRKIIESGYPMGFLIAPVFLYDNWQKDYKELLFKIKESIPEKTAYPITFEIISHRYTAKAKSTISEIFPENTLSMNDEERVCRFGQFGYKKFMYKNDEIYEMKEFFTNEIRSTFADNVIKYII from the coding sequence ATGTTTATTCCTAGGCGTATTATTTTTGAAAAGAATTCTATAGACTATGAAATTGGATACAATATATACAATTTTTTCAAAGGCAAAAAAGAAGTTGAGATTATAGAGATGAAAGGAAATAGGATAAAAGAACATATACCAGGAGACAATTTGCGAGATTATTATAAAGAAGGGAAAAATACTTTAGTTGTGGGTATAAAGAAAAAACTTGACTTTCAATCGTGTAAGCCATCAGCCAATTATCAGTTACCTTTGCTATCGGGTTGTGCAGGTCAATGTCAGTATTGTTATCTTAATACAAATTTAAGCGAAAGGCCATACATAAAGGTTAATGTAAACATAGATGATATATTTATGTGGGCTAACGATTATATTGAAGAAAGGAAACCTGAAAAGACAATTTTTGAAGGTTCGGCAACATCAGACCCAGTGCCAGTAGAACCGTATACAAACATTCTAAAATCCGCGATAGAATTTTTTAGCAAAAGCGAAAGTGGAAGATTTAGATTTGTCACTAAGTTTACAGACATAGATACACTTCTTGATATTGAACATAATGGCCATACAGAAGTGAGATTTAGTTTAAATACAGAGAAAGTAATAAACGAATATGAAAAGAGGACTCCATCATTAGATAAACGATTGGAAGCCAGCAGGAAAATAATTGAATCAGGCTATCCTATGGGTTTTTTGATAGCGCCTGTTTTTTTGTATGACAATTGGCAAAAAGATTATAAAGAGCTGTTATTTAAGATAAAGGAAAGCATACCTGAAAAAACTGCATATCCAATAACATTTGAAATCATCTCGCACAGATACACAGCAAAAGCCAAAAGTACCATATCAGAGATTTTCCCCGAAAATACACTGTCTATGAATGATGAAGAAAGGGTTTGTAGATTTGGCCAATTTGGCTACAAAAAATTCATGTATAAAAATGATGAGATATATGAAATGAAAGAATTTTTTACAAATGAAATAAGATCAACATTCGCTGACAATGTCATCAAATATATAATATGA
- a CDS encoding ammonium transporter — MKKKIVIGIVLALLLAMTVGVVYAAGGDPTGANLGTAKDIASAVAGKPTLEEVATQVAKNKLGINFVWVMLTAFLIFFFQAGFALVETGFTQAKNAMHTMAMNLMVFLVGTVGFFLTGFAFMMGGSGSFSSLGGTAPLNHALSIGGWNLLGLNGFFLSSGGTYDVGVYALFFFEMVFMDTTVTIPTGAMAERVKFLAVVIGSFFVSMVYYPIYGGWVWGGGWLSQLGAKLGLGNGVIDFAGSGVVHAMGGMMALAGAMVIGPRIGKFKKDGTPVAIPGHDIPMAILGTIILFFGWFAFNAGSTLNGTDLRLAVVATNTMIAGAVGGLVAMLYMWVKYGKPDPSMMCNGALAGLVAITAPCAFVNGISAFIIGAVAGILVCVSVAFVENKLKIDDPVGAFSVHGVNGLWGILSVGIFADGTYGAGLNGVQGAVTGILYGSTGQLWAQLIDMAVIVVYGFGLSYLFYKALDAIMGIRVKPEDEIAGLDLPEMGVLAYPDFQLTPVVYSDGVIEKNIKSPQVLDDVVLSKGVKL; from the coding sequence ATGAAAAAGAAAATTGTAATAGGTATTGTATTGGCATTACTTTTGGCAATGACAGTGGGGGTGGTATATGCTGCTGGTGGCGATCCAACGGGAGCAAATCTTGGCACTGCGAAGGACATTGCAAGCGCAGTTGCAGGCAAGCCTACATTAGAAGAGGTAGCTACACAGGTTGCAAAGAATAAGCTTGGCATTAATTTTGTATGGGTAATGCTAACTGCATTTTTGATATTCTTCTTTCAGGCTGGGTTTGCACTTGTTGAAACTGGCTTTACACAGGCTAAAAATGCAATGCACACTATGGCCATGAATCTTATGGTATTTTTAGTAGGTACTGTTGGATTTTTCTTGACAGGTTTTGCATTTATGATGGGCGGCTCTGGTTCATTTTCAAGCCTTGGTGGTACAGCACCTTTAAACCACGCACTAAGCATAGGAGGATGGAATTTACTGGGGCTTAATGGATTTTTCCTATCAAGCGGTGGAACGTATGATGTAGGTGTGTATGCGTTGTTCTTCTTTGAGATGGTATTTATGGATACGACGGTTACAATACCTACTGGTGCGATGGCAGAAAGAGTTAAATTTTTAGCGGTTGTCATTGGATCGTTTTTTGTCTCAATGGTTTATTATCCCATCTATGGTGGATGGGTCTGGGGAGGAGGATGGCTTTCACAGCTTGGAGCCAAACTCGGCCTGGGGAATGGTGTAATTGATTTTGCAGGATCTGGTGTCGTTCATGCAATGGGGGGCATGATGGCACTTGCAGGAGCGATGGTCATAGGACCGAGGATAGGGAAATTCAAGAAGGATGGTACACCTGTAGCAATACCAGGCCATGATATACCAATGGCCATTCTCGGTACGATCATACTTTTCTTTGGATGGTTTGCATTCAATGCAGGTTCAACACTTAATGGAACGGATCTAAGGTTGGCGGTTGTTGCAACAAATACCATGATCGCCGGGGCTGTAGGAGGACTTGTTGCAATGCTTTATATGTGGGTTAAATATGGAAAACCTGATCCGTCGATGATGTGTAATGGTGCTCTTGCCGGACTTGTGGCGATAACAGCTCCATGTGCATTTGTAAATGGAATATCAGCTTTTATAATCGGTGCTGTGGCTGGCATTTTGGTCTGCGTGTCTGTTGCTTTTGTTGAAAATAAACTTAAGATAGATGATCCGGTAGGAGCATTTTCTGTACACGGTGTGAATGGCTTGTGGGGTATTTTAAGCGTCGGCATATTTGCAGATGGCACATATGGTGCAGGACTCAACGGAGTACAAGGTGCTGTAACAGGAATACTTTATGGCAGTACAGGTCAACTTTGGGCACAGCTTATAGATATGGCGGTTATAGTCGTATATGGATTTGGATTAAGCTACTTGTTCTATAAAGCTCTTGATGCTATAATGGGTATAAGAGTCAAACCGGAAGATGAAATCGCAGGGCTTGATTTGCCGGAAATGGGCGTTTTAGCATATCCTGATTTCCAATTGACGCCTGTTGTGTACTCGGATGGTGTGATTGAAAAAAATATAAAAAGTCCACAAGTTTTAGATGATGTTGTACTAAGCAAGGGGGTAAAGTTATGA